A window of the Salvelinus alpinus chromosome 3, SLU_Salpinus.1, whole genome shotgun sequence genome harbors these coding sequences:
- the LOC139569738 gene encoding small ribosomal subunit protein mS37-like, translating to MAMQGGTALQEEVIRMLSRKQKKLVLKPNKPLSLKDEVANRKIKKGEAMCITEMSMMMACWKQNNFADALCSNEMQSFYKCVEKSQIAVKAISEQHIIGQGGCLQPKQATTLLK from the exons ATGGCGATGCAAGGTGGGACTGCACTTCAGGAGGAGGTCATTCGGATGTTGAGCAGAAAGCAGAAAAAGCTAGTTCTGAAACCCAACAAGCCGCTGTCTCTGAAAGATGAGGTTGCCAACAGGAAAATTAAGAAAGG AGAGGCCATGTGTATCACTGAGATGTCTATGATGATGGCATgctggaagcagaacaactttgCCGATGCCCTGTGTTCCAATGAAATGCAGTCCTTCTACAAGTGTGTTGAGAAG TCACAGATTGCAGTGAAAGCCATATCAGAGCAACACATCATTGGCCAAGGGGGATGCCTTCAACCAAAACAAGCCACTACCCTGCTGAAGTGA